The nucleotide window AAAAAAGAGAAAATATAATAAGACCGATATTATCTTTTGAAAAAAAGGAAATATTGGACTGTCTGAAGGCTAATAACGAAGAATATATAAAAGATTATACTAATGAACAGAATGACTATACGAGAAACTATATAAGAAATGATATTTTTCCTATGTTTTTACGGATAAATCCTAATTTCAGAAGAAAAATCGATGAACTGATTTCGGAAATAAAAAATAAAGAAAACGGAGAAAATAAAAAAGCCGACTTTGTGAAATATCTGGAAGAAAACGATATAGAGATAAACAGAAGAAAGATCAATCGGATATATTCCAATATTTTTGATGAAGAAGGGAATATCGATAAAAAGGGAACGAGAGAATTTGATTTGGGTCAAAACAGATTTTTGAGAAAAGAATACGGAAATATAGAAATTGTGAAAAAAACCGAAATGTCGGAAAATCAAGATAATTATATAAAGATTTTAAAGATAAATCAAAGTATAGAATGGTACAATTACGAAGTATATCTATGTGATAAATCAGAAATAAACAATCAGTTTTTTTTAAGAAAAAACGGTATTCAATATACTTTTTTAGAATTTAGTGATACCGATCATAAAGAAATAATTATAAGAAAAAGAAAAGAAGGGGATGCAATATTATTAAGTAATCTAGGACACAAAAAAATAAAAAAAATTTTGATAGATGAAAAAATTCCGAAGCAAAAAAGGGATGAAATCCCTGTGATTGAATGCAAAAAAACAGTCGGAAACTCAGAAATAAATCAGATATTGGCAGTAGGAGATATAAAAATATCCGAATATTTAAAAAAAATAAAAGAAGAAGAAATAAATACGATTGAAAAAGGAAAAATGATACTAATAATTGGGAGGAAAAATGGACGATAAAAACAGAGATGATATAAAAAAACGATTGGAAGAACTGAGAAAGCAGAATAACCGTAAAGATAATAACAATAAATCTCCATTCGGAGGTTCTCATGTATTTTTCAGTATAATTATACTGATAGTACTGTCAATTTTGTTTTTCTGGAACGGAAGTATTCCTAATTATTTTCAGCAAAAAAAGGAAGTTCCGTACAGTGAGTTTATAACAAAAGTAAAAAACGGGACATTTAAAGAAGTGACTGAAAAAGATGATAAAATGTTTTCAGAAATTAAAGAGAATAAAAAAAGTACGATATATGTTACCAGAAAAATTACTGAGAGAATAGGACAGGATCCTAATATTATTCAGGCTGTAGAAAATAAAAAAATTACTCTTAATGTTGCTGAACCTTCCACGTCGGGATTAATTTTGGCACTTATAGTAAATGTGCTTCCTGTAGTATTAATGATAGGAATATCAATATATTTTATAAGAAGAATTATGGGAAATTCCCAAGGCGGAGGACCGGGAAATATATTCGGTTTCGGAAAATCGAGAGCAGACAGGCTTGATAAAAAACCTGATGTAAAATTTGATGATGTGGCAGGAGTAGACGGAGCAAAAGAAGAATTAAGAGAAGTAGTAGACTTTTTAAAAAATCCTGAAAAATATACTAAAGCAGGAGCAAGAGTTCCTAAAGGTGTCCTATTATTAGGAAGACCGGGAACAGGAAAAACTTTATTGGCAAAAGCAGTAGCAGGAGAGTCGGGAGCTTCATTTTACACTATTTCGGGATCTGAATTTGTAGAAATGTTTGTAGGAGTAGGAGCTTCGAGAGTAAGAGATCTGTTTGAAAAAGCTAAATCTTCTACACCGTCTATAATATTTATAGATGAAATAGATGCTATAGGTAGAAGAAGAAGTACAGGGAAAAATAGCGGAAGTAATGATGAAAGAGAACAGACGCTGAACCAGTTACTTGTAGAAATGGACGGATTTGAAACAGATACAAAAGTAATAGTAATTGCGGCTACAAACAGAGAAGATATATTGGATCCGGCTTTATTGAGAGCAGGAAGATTTGACAGAAGAATACAGGTAGATGCACCTGATTTACAAGGCAGAATAGCAATATTAAAAGTACACGCAAAAAACAAAAAACTTGCAACTGATGTAAAACTCGAAGATATAGCAAAAATAACTCCGGGATTTGTTGGAGCAGATTTGGCAAATTTATTGAACGAAGCGGCTATACTTGCGGCAAGAAAATCTTCAGATACTATCGTTATGGAAGATTTAGATGAAGCTGTAGATAAAATAGGAATGGGACTGGGACAAAAAAGTAAAATTATTAAACCTGAAGAGAAAAAACTTCTCGCCTATCATGAAGGCGGACACGCTATTATGAGTGAGTTGACACCGGGAGCTGACCCTGTTCATAAAGTAACAATTATTCCGAGAGGAGATGCAGGAGGATTTATGATGCCTCTTCCTGAGGAAAGACTTGTAATGGGAAGTAAGCAGATTTTGGCTAAAATAAAAGTGGCATTCGGAGGAAGAGCAGCAGAAGAATTGGTACTGGATGATATAAGTACAGGAGCTTATTCCGATATTAAACATGCTACAATGTTGGCAAGAAGATATGTGGAAAGTGTGGGAATGAGTAAAAAACTCGGACCTGTAAACCTTGAAAATTCCGATGACGAATTTAGCTTTGTTTCAAATAAAAGTAATGAAACAGCAAGAGAAATAGATTTGGAAATAAGAAAAATATTAAGTGAAGAATACGAAAATACATTGAATACTTTAAGAGAGAATAGAGATAAACTTGACAGAGTTGCAGGATTGTTATTGAAAAAAGAAACAATCACAGGAGATGAAGTAAGAAAAATCATAGCCGGAGCTACAATTGAGGAAGTTTTAAACGGTGAAAAAAATACAGAAGAAAAAGAAGAACAGAATAGTGAAAATAATGATAGTGTTCAATTGAATCAGGAAAATGAGCAGCAGGAAAATAATCAAGCTGAAGAAAAGGCTGCTGAAAATTCTGAAGATGTTCTTTCGAAGAATAATACTGAAGAAACTTATGTTCAGTCAACAGAAGCAGCTGAAAATATTATTGAAAATTATAATCTTGAAGAAGTTGTTAAAAGTGAAGAAGTTTCAGATATAAATGAAACAAATCAGAAAGATGAAGAAGATGAAAATGACAGTCATTCTGGCGACAATGACGAAGAATTTACAGAAGAAAAAGAAGAGAAAAAAATAGAAATTCCTAATTTTATGAAATAATTTGAGGAGATTTTATATGAAAGCACCGGATTTTGAACTACCTGCAGATAACGGAGAAATAATTAAATTAAGTGATTATAAAGGTAAAACGGTCGTACTGTACTTTTATCCTAAAGACAGCACACCCGGCTGTACTCAGGAAGCATGTTCATTCAGAGATAATTTTGAAAGAATTGCAAATAAAGGTGTAACAGTTTTAGGAATAAGCAAAGACAGTATTAAAAAACATAAAAATTTTAAAGAAAAAAATAAATTACCTTTTTTACTTTTGAGTGATGAAAATAACGATGTGTGTGAAAAATACCAAGTATGGAAAGAAAAAATGAATTTCGGTAAAAAATATTTCGGGATAGAACGTTCAACATTTTTAATAGACAACAAAGGGAATATTGTTAAGGAATGGAGAAAGGTAAAAGTAAACGGACATGTAGATGAAGTTTTAAAAGAGATTGAAAATTTAAAATAAAAACTAAAATTTAAACTATTTATCATAGTCGTTGTTTACACTTTTCAAATGTTATGATATAATAATGCTATAGACTAAGGAGCGTAGTATGAAAAAAAATATACGGGTTTATAGCATTTTTTTTATGTTTTTATTTGTAACAGTAAATATTTTTTCTGCCAAAGAAAATACAAATAACGGAAAAACAATAGATTTTGTAGAAAAATTCCGACTGGAACAAATAATTGATGAAAAGTTAAAGTTCTTTTTTTCAGCTATAAGAAATCATAATAACAAATATGTTAAAATGTTACTTAATACAGAAGAGAATCGTCAAGCGATAAAAAAAAGAGAATTAAAATTGACAGATGAAAAAAATAACAAAAGAGTATACGGTGTCGATTTGGAATTGGAAGTATTTCCTTTATATGATGAGAAGGAAGTTCTTATAGATGTAAATTCCAGGGACAGATACGGATATACCCCTATAATTGTGGCAATAGAGTCGGGAAAC belongs to Pseudoleptotrichia goodfellowii and includes:
- the ftsH gene encoding ATP-dependent zinc metalloprotease FtsH, whose amino-acid sequence is MDDKNRDDIKKRLEELRKQNNRKDNNNKSPFGGSHVFFSIIILIVLSILFFWNGSIPNYFQQKKEVPYSEFITKVKNGTFKEVTEKDDKMFSEIKENKKSTIYVTRKITERIGQDPNIIQAVENKKITLNVAEPSTSGLILALIVNVLPVVLMIGISIYFIRRIMGNSQGGGPGNIFGFGKSRADRLDKKPDVKFDDVAGVDGAKEELREVVDFLKNPEKYTKAGARVPKGVLLLGRPGTGKTLLAKAVAGESGASFYTISGSEFVEMFVGVGASRVRDLFEKAKSSTPSIIFIDEIDAIGRRRSTGKNSGSNDEREQTLNQLLVEMDGFETDTKVIVIAATNREDILDPALLRAGRFDRRIQVDAPDLQGRIAILKVHAKNKKLATDVKLEDIAKITPGFVGADLANLLNEAAILAARKSSDTIVMEDLDEAVDKIGMGLGQKSKIIKPEEKKLLAYHEGGHAIMSELTPGADPVHKVTIIPRGDAGGFMMPLPEERLVMGSKQILAKIKVAFGGRAAEELVLDDISTGAYSDIKHATMLARRYVESVGMSKKLGPVNLENSDDEFSFVSNKSNETAREIDLEIRKILSEEYENTLNTLRENRDKLDRVAGLLLKKETITGDEVRKIIAGATIEEVLNGEKNTEEKEEQNSENNDSVQLNQENEQQENNQAEEKAAENSEDVLSKNNTEETYVQSTEAAENIIENYNLEEVVKSEEVSDINETNQKDEEDENDSHSGDNDEEFTEEKEEKKIEIPNFMK
- the bcp gene encoding thioredoxin-dependent thiol peroxidase — protein: MKAPDFELPADNGEIIKLSDYKGKTVVLYFYPKDSTPGCTQEACSFRDNFERIANKGVTVLGISKDSIKKHKNFKEKNKLPFLLLSDENNDVCEKYQVWKEKMNFGKKYFGIERSTFLIDNKGNIVKEWRKVKVNGHVDEVLKEIENLK
- a CDS encoding ankyrin repeat domain-containing protein, with the protein product MFLFVTVNIFSAKENTNNGKTIDFVEKFRLEQIIDEKLKFFFSAIRNHNNKYVKMLLNTEENRQAIKKRELKLTDEKNNKRVYGVDLELEVFPLYDEKEVLIDVNSRDRYGYTPIIVAIESGNNEILKLLIENGADLREKHPVFGRLTLHTACYFQNEEAAEILLKADPSLVNTKSGTDGWTPLQDATLRSNTRLVKLLLSYGANPMIKDDNGGTAIDMATQFGKGEIVKLLRDKVKEIRKENY
- the tilS gene encoding tRNA lysidine(34) synthetase TilS, producing the protein MFNFGKLKEKIYEIEKSNLIENGDKILLAFSGGPDSVFLYRVLSFFQEKYSLELALMYVNHNLRHDVEKDLEFVKRFSEENGVQLYTESVNVNDYSSKNRKSTELAARELRYSALTEKADDVGYDKIATGHNLDDNVETFIFRLLRGTSIKGLKGIPEKRENIIRPILSFEKKEILDCLKANNEEYIKDYTNEQNDYTRNYIRNDIFPMFLRINPNFRRKIDELISEIKNKENGENKKADFVKYLEENDIEINRRKINRIYSNIFDEEGNIDKKGTREFDLGQNRFLRKEYGNIEIVKKTEMSENQDNYIKILKINQSIEWYNYEVYLCDKSEINNQFFLRKNGIQYTFLEFSDTDHKEIIIRKRKEGDAILLSNLGHKKIKKILIDEKIPKQKRDEIPVIECKKTVGNSEINQILAVGDIKISEYLKKIKEEEINTIEKGKMILIIGRKNGR